A window from Drosophila yakuba strain Tai18E2 chromosome 3L, Prin_Dyak_Tai18E2_2.1, whole genome shotgun sequence encodes these proteins:
- the LOC6534297 gene encoding phospholipid-transporting ATPase ABCA1: protein MKSERESFSTCEVYAVGDWDKLKLLMWKNWILQWSQKMQIVFALVLPVLFLCLILILRIIVMPEKKDEIRYPIVSISDLNLYMRKVSHGNRILHENGSINIPRNFLCFTPDNPINSAIVSATAIRLRLLGTRPYDTALHMERDMVLHNFLAGIQFEENVVETNDAGYPLNLNYSLRFPSELRTMQGPIIDTWRTSRLFLSYDTSGSRNRLESDGGVPVGYVREGFLPIQHALTMSWLTLASGIKDNDLPGIHLQRFPYRAYTYDRLLSGLRQLLPFIILLSFIYPAATVTKYVTSEKELQLKEIMKLIGVHNWLHWVAWFVKSYVMLMLVVLLIMFLIMVKFHASVAVLSYSSWVPVLLFLHTYVVASICLCFMLAVLFSKASTASAVAAIVWFLTYIPYSFGFYYYDRLSLMGKLLISLIFSNSAVGFGIHVIVMWEGTGEGVTWRNMFHPVSADDDLTLFYIIMAMSLGSLMSLSICLYVEQVFPGEYGVPRRWNFLFHKNYWRRFVPSLAVVPSSHNITHESRKVRSCRSAREVGIHLLNLQKTYGKHKAVNGISLKMYRNEITVLLGHNGAGKTTTINMITGIVKPTSGTAIVNGYDIRTHLAKARESLGICPQNNILFKDMSVRNHIIFFSKLKGIRGVTAVENEVGKYVTMLALQDKSYVAAKNLSGGMKRKLALCCALCGNAKVVLCDEPSSGIDAAGRRSLWDLLQSEKDGRTILLTTHYMDEADVLGDRISILSGGKLQCQGTSFYLKKRFGTGYLLVCIMQSGCDVGGVTQLIRKYVPHITPERVLGTELTYRLPTEYSRKFAGLLQDLDEKCAQLQLVGYGLSGATLEDVFMAVNTDKRVRGGAEVPPADGSAGFKDLVFDSKTRENRRVSRCFMFWQALFLKKFYTTTRNYWLLGIQLVLPIVVMTLTILNSRGGRIYYELPAMPISINQYGLAYVILEDNTTDQSSSLAEFYSKHLEHYGSRCKLLNTGDLKFEDYILSYGRNYSKRIDFHFLAGLTIAKDSLTVWLNNKPLHTAPLTLNLLHNAMAIKLLGQKASTYVTNEPLPYSDDARTLRLNKGQVLGAEIAINLSLTMCFVTAFYAIPIIRERETRVKLLQFLSGVDVCAYWTSHIVWDYLIFVLSAFSSILTIAAFKEIGYTTALDLSRYFYMLLVFGFPGIMLSYAASGCFSDAATGFTRIAIINILLGTGLFLLFMTLNFEAFQLKAVAEQLAWYFRVSPHYSLASSTRNIHIGHNIRRGCSMGGIRKLTKDLRCRNVPICCNIPDYFGWQNPGVLPEITYMILVGLTLFLLLVMHDGKVYNLMAEKLGNCLSKRKRLDGGSSIENEDVVAERLVVREMINAGRKDTPLLVYNITKRYRRKLAVKGISFHVPHAECFGLLGINGAGKTSTFKMLAGDEKISSGEAYIDGTNISTHKVYRKIGYCPQFDALFEDLTGRETLNIFCLLRGVQRRHVEPICWGLAISFGFAKHMDKQTKHYSGGNKRKLSTAISVLGNPSVLYLDEPTSGMDPAARRQLWRIIGLIRTAGKSIVLTSHSMDECEALCSRLAIMVDGEFKCIGTVQSLKNQYSKGLILKVKVKHKKKTFQRVVEDSSSSADKQSITETDSKFLQRASVLESSLTDRILKVNRFILKEIPDAELKEEYNGLITYYIPHAKILATIFQLLETNSHRLKIEDYLIMQTRLEEIFLDFASKRDGSQIFTKRKCWCC from the exons ATGAAGTCCGAGAGGGAATCATTTTCCACCTGTGAGGTGTACGCTGTTGGAGATTGGGATAAGCTAAAGCTGCTGATGTGGAAGAATTGGATTCTTCAGTGGAGccagaaaatgcaaattgtttttgccttggtcctgccagttttatttctttgtctCATTCTAATACTTCGCATAATTGTTATGCCCGAAAAAAAGGATGAGATCCGCTACCCAATCGTGTCCATTTCGGACCTGAACCTTTACATGAGGAAGGTATCACATGGAAATAGGATACTGCACGAGAATGGATCCATTAATATACCTAGAAATTTTCTTTGCTTCACTCCAGATAACCCCATCAATAGTGCTATCGTGAGTGCCACTGCGATAAGACTACGACTTTTGGGTACTAGACCCTATGACACCGCTCTGCACATGGAACGGGACATGGTGTTGCACAACTTCTTGGCAGGAATTCAGTTTGAAGAGAACGTGGTGGAAACCAATGATGCAGGATATCCACTTAATCTCAATTACTCGCTCCGATTTCCCAGTGAGCTGCGAACCATGCAAGGCCCCATCATAGACACGTGGCGTACGTCCCGTTTATTTCTGTCCTACGACACAAGTGGATCCCGCAATAGATTGGAAAGCGATGGAGGAGTGCCGGTCGGATATGTTAGGGAAGGCTTTCTGCCAATCCAGCATGCACTGACCATGTCCTGGCTGACTCTGGCATCGGGCATCAAGGACAACGATCTTCCAGGCATACACCTGCAGCGCTTTCCCTATAGGGCCTATACCTATGACCGATTGCTGAGTGGCCTGCGTCAACTACTGCCCTTCATAATCCTGCTGAGCTTCATCTATCCCGCCGCGACTGTGACCAAGTATGTGACCAGCGAGAAGGAACTTCAGCTCAAGGAGATCATGAAGTTGATCGGCGTGCACAACTGGCTTCATTGGGTGGCGTGGTTCGTCAAGAGTTATGTAATGCTTATGCTGGTGGTACTTCTCATCATGTTCCTGATCATGGTGAAGTTCCACGCTTCGGTAGCAGTACTTTCCTATTCCAGTTGGGTTCCTGTTCTATTATTTCTGCACACCTATGTGGTTGCGAGCATATGTCTTTGCTTCATGCTAGccgttttgttttcaaaagcCAGCACAGCCTCGGCTGTGGCCGCCATTGTCTGGTTTCTGACCTATATACCGTATTCATTTGGCTTCTATTACTACGATCGTCTTAGCCTCATGGGTAAGCTGCTCATTTCGCTGATCTTTTCGAACTCGGCCGTGGGATTCGGCATCCACGTCATAGTCATGTGGGAAGGAACCGGAGAGGGAGTCACTTGGAGGAATATGTTTCACCCCGTCTCAGCGGATGATGATCTTACGCTGTTCTATATAATCATGGCCATGAGTTTGGGTTCACTAATGTCCCTATCTATTTGCTTGTATGTGGAGCAGGTGTTCCCTGGAGAATACGGTGTGCCTCGTAGGTGGAACTTCCTGTTCCACAAAAATTACTGGCGGCGATTCGTGCCAAGTTTGGCTGTAGTTCCCAGTTCCCACAACATCACACATGAATCGCGAAAAGTGAGGAGCTGTCGAAGTGCAAGAGAGGTGGGAATTCACTTGCTCAACCTGCAAAAGACCTATGGCAAACACAAAGCGGTCAATGGTATCAGTTTAAAGATGTATCGCAACGAAATAACCGTGTTACTCGGCCACAATGGAGCTGGTAAAACCACAACGATCAATATGATAACTGGCATAGTTAAGCCCACGAGTGGAACGGCCATAGTAAACGGGTATGATATACGCACCCATTTGGCAAAAGCTCGTGAATCACTAGGAATTTGCCCGCAGAATAATATACTCTTTAAGGACATGAGTGTACGGAATCACATTATATTCTTTAGCAAGCTGAAAGGAATCCGTGGTGTCACTGCGGTGGAAAATGAGGTGGGTAAGTATGTGACCATGCTGGCATTGCAGGATAAATCATATGTGGCTGCCAAAAACCTGTCTGGTGGTATGAAGCGGAAGTTGGCCCTCTGTTGTGCTCTATGTGGAAATGCCAAGGTGGTCCTGTGCGATGAGCCCAGTTCTGGAATCGATGCAGCCGGACGCAGGAGTCTTTGGGATCTATTGCAAAGCGAAAAGGACGGACGCACCATACTGTTGACCACTCACTATATGGATGAAGCCGATGTCCTGGGCGATCGCATTTCTATCCTATCTGGGGGCAAGTTGCAGTGCCAAGGCACTTccttttatttgaaaaagagATTTGGCACCGGCTACCTATTGGTCTGCATAATGCAGAGTGGCTGTGATGTAGGAGGCGTAACCCAGTTGATAAGAAAGTACGTTCCACACATAACTCCAGAGCGAGTTTTGGGAACTGAACTAACCTATCGCCTGCCCACCGAGTACTCAAGGAAGTTTGCAGGATTACTGCAGGACCTGGATGAGAAGTGTGCCCAACTGCAGTTGGTGGGTTACGGCTTGAGTGGAGCCACTCTGGAAGATGTCTTTATGGCAGTCAACACCGATAAAAGAGTTCGAGGTGGAGCGGAAGTGCCTCCGGCTGACGGAAGCGCGGGCTTCAAGGACCTAGTTTTTGACAGCAAAACGAGAGAAAACAGACGTGTCTCACGTTGCTTTATGTTTTGGCAGGCTCTCTTCCTTAAGAAGTTTTATACCACCACTAGGAACTACTGGCTGCTGGGGATTCAGCTGGTCCTGCCCATAGTGGTCATGACCCTGACGATTCTCAACTCGCGAGGTGGCAGGATTTACTACGAACTACCTGCTATGCCCATATCCATCAATCAGTATGGACTCGCCTATGTTATATTGGAGGATAATACAACTGATCAATCTTCGTCCTTGGCCGAGTTTTATTCAAAACACTTGGAGCACTACGGCAGTAGATGCAAGCTGTTAAACACGGGCGACCTCAAGTTTGAGGACTACATACTGAGCTATGGTCGAAATTATAGCAAGCGaattgatttccatttcctaGCAGGACTCACGATTGCAAAAGATAGTTTAACTGTGTGGCTTAACAATAAGCCGCTGCACACGGCTCCTCTGACGCTGAATTTATTGCACAACGCCATGGCTATTAAATTGCTCGGCCAGAAAGCCTCCACCTACGTAACTAATGAGCCTTTGCCTTATAGCGATGATGCCAGAACTTTGCGACTGAATAAGGGACAAGTGCTGGGCGCTGAGATAGCCATTAATTTATCCCTAACCATGTGCTTCGTCACGGCCTTCTATGCAATACCCATCATCAGAGAACGCGAAACGCGCGTTAAGCTTTTGCAATTCTTGAGTGGAGTTGATGTGTGTGCCTACTGGACGAGTCACATTGTTTGGGATTACCTAATATTCGTACTCTCAGCCTTTTCCTCCATACTCACCATTGCGGCATTCAAGGAGATTGGCTACACAACCGCACTAGATCTCAGTCGATACTTCTATATGCTGCTGGTATTTGGGTTTCCCGGAATTATGCTAAGTTACGCGGCATCTGGATGCTTCTCCGACGCTGCCACTGGCTTCACTCGTATAGCCATTATAAACATCTTGCTGGGAACTGGGCTCTTTTTGCTGTTCATGACCCTGAACTTCGAGGCCTTTCAGCTGAAGGCGGTGGCCGAACAACTAGCCTGGTACTTTCGAGTGTCTCCACACTACAGCCTGGCCAGCTCCACTCGGAACATCCACATAGGTCATAATATTCGACGTGGCTGCAGTATGGGTGGAATCCGGAAACTAACGAAAGATCTGCGCTGCCGGAACGTTCCCATATGCTGTAATATTCCGGACTACTTTGGCTGGCAGAACCCTGGCGTATTGCCCGAAATCACATATATGATATTGGTTGGCTTAACATTGTTTCTGCTATTAGTTATGCACGACGGCAAGGTGTACAATCTTATGGCCGAAAAGTTGGGAAATTGTCTTTCAAAGAGAAAGCGCTTAGACGGTGGATCTTCTATTGAAAACGAGGACGTAGTCGCAGAACGACTGGTGGTGCGAGAAATGATAAACGCGGGACGAAAAGATACACCTCTTTTGGTCTATAACATCACCAAACGCTATAGACGCAAACTTGCAGTAAAGGGCATTTCGTTCCACGTGCCCCACGCCGAATGTTTTGGTCTTTTGGGTATCAACGGAGCTGGCAAGACTTCAACCTTTAAGATGCTAGCTGGGGACGAAAAGATATCCTCGGGAGAAGCCTACATAGATGGCACAAACATATCCACGCATAAGGTGTACCGGAAAATCGGCTATTGTCCGCAGTTTGATGCACTCTTTGAGGATCTGACTGGCCGCGAGaccttaaacattttttgtctGTTGCGAGGAGTGCAACGTCGACATGTAGAGCCCATATGCTGGGGACTGGCCATATCCTTCGGATTTGCCAAGCACATGGACAAGCAAACGAAGCATTACAGTGGCGGAAACAAGCGAAAGTTGAGCACAGCCATATCGGTGCTGGGAAATCCATCCGTTTTGTATCTGGATGAGCCCACCAGTGGCATGGATCCCGCCGCAAGACGCCAACTGTGGCGCATAATAGGCCTGATTCGAACTGCTGGAAAGTCTATTGTCCTAACCTCCCACAGTATGGATGAGTGCGAGGCCCTGTGCAGCCGACTGGCCATAATGGTGGATGGTGAATTCAAGTGCATCGGAACGGTGCAAAGCCTAAAGAATCAGTACTCAAAGGGCCTTATCCTTAAGGTCAAAGTcaaacacaaaaagaaaacctttCAGAGAGTTGTGGAAGACTCATCTTCGTCAGCTGATAAACAATCGATCACAGAAACTGATTCAAAGTTTCTTCAAAGGGCTTCTGTTTTGGAAAGCTCTCTAACAGATCGAATTTTAAAGGTTAATCGATTTATATTGAAAGAGATTCCCGATGCCGAACTCAAAGAGGAATATAATGGCCTCATAACATACTATATACCACACGCAAAAATATTGGCTACGATTTTCCAACTCCTTGAAACTAACTCGCATAGGCTGAAAATTGAAGATTATCTAATTATGCAAACGCGACTGGAGGAAATCTTTTTGGATTTTGCTTCGAAACGAGATGGTTCGCAAATATTTACTAAACG GAAATGTTGGTGTTGCTAA
- the LOC6534298 gene encoding uncharacterized protein LOC6534298 has product MALSFSVLWQLVVFLTAAQHSNGENFEYILEDESVFSECMDAPPGYANMSGLFDTSTTNFVMGPEGVHVDGYLTSTWDVQPTDRIEGRLKIVHFERGIWQPTVLNMLVRDFCKSFLDPKQYWYSIFPEHIRNRSEAREKCVNHKGTVYFVVPYVIKMHFGLGFVLPSGRNRMVFTLVAIDENDVQRPNGICFEIRGDFFKI; this is encoded by the exons ATGGCTCTTTCGTTTTCGGTGCTGTGGCAATTAGTAGTTTTTCTAACCGCTGCACAACATTCGAATGGAGAAAACTTCGAGTACATTTTGGAGGACGAATCAGTGTTTTCGGAATGTATGGATGCACCGCCGGGATATGCGAATATGAGCGGATTGTTTGATACTTCCACCACCAACTTTGTAATGGGTCCAGAAGGTGTTCACGTGGACGGATACCTAACCTCTACGTGGGATGTACAGCCAACGGATCGCATTGAGGGTCGACTAAAAATCGTTCATTTCGAGCGTGGCATTTGGCAACCGACGGTACTCAATATGTTGGTCAGAGATTTTTGCAAATCTTTTCTGGATCCGAAGCAGTATTGGTACAGTATTTTTCCGGAACATATTAGAAACAGGAGCGAGGCTCGAGAAAAATGTGTCAACCACAAAGGA actGTTTACTTTGTGGTACCTTATGTCATAAAAATGCACTTCGGGCTTGGGTTTGTCCTTCCTTCTGGACGAAATCGGATGGTATTTACCTTGGTAGCAATTGATGAGAACGATGTTCAGCGACCAAACGGAATTTGCTTTGAGATAAGAGGGGatttttttaagatttaa